In Myripristis murdjan chromosome 2, fMyrMur1.1, whole genome shotgun sequence, a genomic segment contains:
- the mdka gene encoding midkine a yields MQYLSITSRMRAVLLLLLMSLLAVNTVAAGGKNRKEKVKPPKSGTECTDWRYGNCVPSNGDCGVGFRQGSCDQQTRKMKCKVPCNWKKDFGADCKYRFGSWGECDPSSGSRIRVGMLKKALYNAECQQTISVSKPCPGKTKTKTKGKKGRGKEN; encoded by the exons ATGCAATACCTCAGCATAACCAGCAG gatgagggctgtgctgctgctgcttttgatgTCTCTTCTCGCAGTTAATACTGTAGCGGCTGGtggaaaaaacaggaaag AGAAAGTCAAACCTCCCAAGTCTGGAACGGAATGCACTGACTGGCGCTATGGCAACTGTGTCCCTAGCAATGGAGATTGTGGGGTGGGCTTTAGACAGGGGTCATGTGACCAACAAACCAGGAAGATGAAATGTAAAGTGCCCtgcaactggaaaaaagactttggag CTGACTGTAAGTATCGTTTTGGTAGCTGGGGAGAGTGTGATCCAAGCTCTGGCTCACGGATCAGAGTAGGGATGCTGAAGAAGGCTCTATATAATGCTGAGTGTCAACAGACTATTTCTGTCTCCAAGCCTTGCCCTGGAAAAACCAAGACAAAGACCAAAG GGAAGAAGGGAAGGGGGAAGGAGAACtaa